The Faecalibacterium sp. I3-3-89 sequence GCGCCCGTCCCGCTGTGGCGCAGACGGCTGCCGGGCTACGCGGCCATGGGCGCTGCGACGATCGCCATGGCGGTCGGCCTCATCGCAATGCAGAACGCACGCACCACGGTCGCAAGCACCCTGCTGCCGGTGTCGGAGGCGGATGCAGCCACCTACGGCATCAGCGCAGTGTATCAGCTCGACGACGACAGCTATCGCGTGGAGGGCGTGCAGAAGGGCTTCCAGAGCGATGTGCAGGCTGCCGTGACCATCGACGCCGAGGGCAATGTCTCCGCTGTGGAGATCCTCTCGCAGGCGGAGACGGACAGCCTCGGCGGCCAGTGTGTCGCTCCGGAGTTCACGTCCCAGTACCAGGGCGCGGCTCCCTTTACGCTGGCAGGCAAGAGCTACACCGTGACCGACCCGGCCACCGGCGCAGCCTATGCAGCAGCCGGTGCATCCGATGCGTCCGCTGCGGCACAGGATTTCGACCCCGCACAGTGGAACGTGTCCGACACCTCTCCCGAGGCGGAGGCCACCCGCAGGATGTATGCGGCCGGGCTGACCCTCTCGGCCCTGAACGGACAGCCTCTGGACGACGAGCTGCCGCCCCCGCTGGATTCCAGCGCCGAGGCCGTGGCACGCCGGAAGCTGTACGCTGCGGGCCTGAGCAAGAGCGCACAGGACGGCGAGGCGCAGGC is a genomic window containing:
- a CDS encoding FMN-binding protein — translated: MKQATNPFAPVPLWRRRLPGYAAMGAATIAMAVGLIAMQNARTTVASTLLPVSEADAATYGISAVYQLDDDSYRVEGVQKGFQSDVQAAVTIDAEGNVSAVEILSQAETDSLGGQCVAPEFTSQYQGAAPFTLAGKSYTVTDPATGAAYAAAGASDASAAAQDFDPAQWNVSDTSPEAEATRRMYAAGLTLSALNGQPLDDELPPPLDSSAEAVARRKLYAAGLSKSAQDGEAQALPYADWSAEKQSAYRLAEAGLTAGPSDSDAVSADLTEVDALSGATITSAAVTTVVNDSYFYVTEVLRAE